A stretch of Phoenix dactylifera cultivar Barhee BC4 chromosome 16, palm_55x_up_171113_PBpolish2nd_filt_p, whole genome shotgun sequence DNA encodes these proteins:
- the LOC103703642 gene encoding 40S ribosomal protein S12-like isoform X1, which produces MAEDIAVETAAPALGEPMDLMTALQLVLKKSLAHDGLVRGLHEAAKAVEKHAAQLCVLAEDCDQPDYVKLVKALCAEHNVHLVTVPSAKTLGEWSGHSSALKVQYAVRLRVSLMLAKLLLEKQLCKIDSEGKARKVVGCSCVVIKDYGEESEGLHIVQEYVKSH; this is translated from the exons ATGGC AGAAGATATTGCAGTCGAAACAGCAGCTCCAGCTCTTGGAGAGCCCATGGACTTGATGACAGCCCTGCAACTTGTGTTGAAAAAATCGTTGGCCCATGATGGGCTTGTTCGTGGGCTCCATGAAGCTGCCAAGGCCGTTGAGAAGCATGCAGCACAACTTTGCGTGCTGGCTGAGGATTGCGACCAGCCTGACTATGTCAAACTTGTTAAAGCACTTTGTGCTGAGCATAATGTGCACTTGGTTACAGTCCCAAGTGCTAAAACCCTTGGCGAGTGGTCAGGG CACTCATCAGCTCTTAAAGTGCAGTATGCCGTAAGGCTCAGAGTAAGCCTTATGCTTGCCAAACTGCTTTTAGAGAAACAG CTTTGCAAAATTGATTCAGAGGGGAAGGCAAGGAAAGTGGTAGGCTGTTCGTGCGTGGTTATCAAG GATTATGGAGAAGAATCAGAGGGCCTTCATATAGTTCAGGAGTATGTGAAGTCCCACTGA
- the LOC103703642 gene encoding 40S ribosomal protein S12-like isoform X2: protein MAEDIAVETAAPALGEPMDLMTALQLVLKKSLAHDGLVRGLHEAAKAVEKHAAQLCVLAEDCDQPDYVKLVKALCAEHNVHLVTVPSAKTLGEWSGLCKIDSEGKARKVVGCSCVVIKDYGEESEGLHIVQEYVKSH, encoded by the exons ATGGC AGAAGATATTGCAGTCGAAACAGCAGCTCCAGCTCTTGGAGAGCCCATGGACTTGATGACAGCCCTGCAACTTGTGTTGAAAAAATCGTTGGCCCATGATGGGCTTGTTCGTGGGCTCCATGAAGCTGCCAAGGCCGTTGAGAAGCATGCAGCACAACTTTGCGTGCTGGCTGAGGATTGCGACCAGCCTGACTATGTCAAACTTGTTAAAGCACTTTGTGCTGAGCATAATGTGCACTTGGTTACAGTCCCAAGTGCTAAAACCCTTGGCGAGTGGTCAGGG CTTTGCAAAATTGATTCAGAGGGGAAGGCAAGGAAAGTGGTAGGCTGTTCGTGCGTGGTTATCAAG GATTATGGAGAAGAATCAGAGGGCCTTCATATAGTTCAGGAGTATGTGAAGTCCCACTGA
- the LOC103703641 gene encoding U3 snoRNP-associated protein-like YAOH has protein sequence MKNRGRKKPSRSRGGKKDPRSFGDDDDPFFESDAKRRRKGRAEDDDDVLGGLESDDELADDVGEEEEPAEPEETADEKRVRVAREHLERIRAIARKVEEEEDEEEGREEREGRRDSLVADILQKGQLEESGRVRRFLASRVLSPETLDEFRFLVKHRQSVATVALAEDDSRGFSASKDGAILHWDVENGKKEKYLWPSEDVLISHYAKAPQNPSTKRSKHVLALTVSSDGRYLASGGLDRHVHLWDTRTREHIQAFHGHKGPVSCLTFRQGTSQLFSGSFDRTIKLWNAEDRTHMDNLFGHQSEILTVDCLRKERLLTVGRDRTMRLWKVPEESQLIFRAPASSLECCCFINDSEFLSGSDDGSIALWSILRKKPTHIIKNAHAPSPNDHLYEKVKEKMPNGGNTENGICKAETYSSACSWVSSVAVCRGSDLAATGAANGVVRLWAIEKDNQGIRPLFSYPMVGFINSLAFAKSGRFLLAGVGQEPRLGRWERVPAARNGVAIHSIRLKEESTPVY, from the exons ATGAAGAACCGGGGCCGCAAGAAGCCCTCGCGCTCTAGGGGCGGCAAGAAGGACCCCCGGTCCTTCGGCGACGACGACGACCCCTTCTTCGAGTCCGATGCCAAGCGGCGGCGCAAGGGCCGTGCCGAAGACGACGACGATGTCCTGGGGGGCCTGGAGAGCGACGACGAGCTGGCCGACGAtgtgggagaggaggaggagccgGCGGAGCCCGAGGAGACCGCGGACGAGAAGAGGGTCAGAGTGGCGAGGGAGCATTTGGAGAGGATTCGAGCTATAGCGAggaaggtggaggaggaggaggacgaggaggaggggcgggaggagagggagggtaGAAGAGATTCTTTGGTGGCGGACATTCTCCAAAAGGGCCAGCTTGAGGAGAGTGGGCGGGTCAGGAGATTTCTTGCTTCAAG GGTTCTAAGTCCAGAAACTCTCGATGAGTTTAGATTCCTAGTGAAGCACCGGCAATCTGTTGCTACTGTAGCCTTGGCTGAGGATGACTCGAGGGGGTTTTCAGCTTCCAAAGATGGAGCCATTCTGCACTGGGATGTTGAAAACGGTAAAAAAGAGAAGTACTTGTGGCCCAGTGAGGATGTACTGATATCACATTATGCAAAAGCTCCTCAAAATCCTTCTACAAAGAGAAGTAAGCATGTATTGGCTTTGACTGTCAGTTCGGATGGTCGGTATTTGGCAAGTGGTGGATTGGACCGCCATGTCCATTTATGGGATACTCGCACACGGGAACATATCCAG GCATTCCATGGTCATAAAGGACCTGTTTCCTGCCTTACTTTTAGGCAGGGGACCTCCCAGCTTTTCTCTGGTTCCTTTGACCGAACGATTAAGCTGTGGAATGcagaagacaggactcacatgGACAATTTATTTGGTCATCAAAGTGAAATACTGACAGTTGATTGTCTCAGAAAAGAACGACTTTTGACTGTAGGGCGTGACCGGACTATGCGGTTATGGAAA GTTCCTGAGGAATCACAATTGATCTTCCGGGCTCCTGCATCATCTTTGGAATGCTGCTGCTTTATTAATGACAGTGAATTTTTATCTGGCTCGGATGATGGAAGTATTGCACTTTGGAGCATATTGCGGAAAAAGCCTACACACATAATAAAAAATGCTCATGCTCCATCTCCTAATGATCATTTGTATGAGAAAGTTAAGGAAAAGATGCCTAATGGGGGTAATACAG AAAATGGCATTTGCAAAGCTGAAACCTATTCTTCAGCCTGTTCGTGGGTTAGTTCTGTTGCGGTGTGTAGAGGTAGTGATCTTGCTGCAACTGGAGCTGCTAATGGTGTGGTCCGTTTGTGGGCTATTGAAAAAGATAACCAAGGAATTCGGCCGTTATTTAGTTATCCCATG GTTGGATTTATAAATTCGCTTGCATTTGCAAAATCTGGACGCTTCTTGCTTGCTGGAGTTGGTCAG GAACCCCGTCTAGGAAGATGGGAACGTGTTCCAGCAGCACGAAATGGAGTTGCAATACACTCCATCAGGTTAAAGGAAGAGAGCACGCCAGTCTATTAG